The following are encoded together in the Serratia nematodiphila DZ0503SBS1 genome:
- a CDS encoding methionine ABC transporter permease yields MIESLFPHLRLDQLWDATWETLYMTGIAGLATLVLGIVLGVLLFLTSKGQLLQNRAVYSLISVLVNVFRSIPFIILIVLLIPFTKSLIGTILGADAALPALIVGAAPFYARLVEIALREVDKGVIEAARSMGAKNRTLIFRVLLPESSPALVSGITVTLIALVSYTAMAGVIGAGGLGNLAYLEGFQRNHSDVTLVATLTILLIVFVIQFIGDTLTRTLDKR; encoded by the coding sequence ATGATTGAATCCCTGTTCCCCCACCTGCGTCTGGACCAACTGTGGGACGCCACCTGGGAAACGCTGTACATGACCGGCATCGCCGGTTTGGCCACGCTGGTGCTGGGCATCGTGCTCGGCGTGCTGCTGTTTTTAACCTCGAAGGGCCAGCTGTTGCAGAACCGGGCGGTCTACTCGCTGATCTCCGTGTTGGTCAACGTCTTCCGCTCCATTCCGTTCATCATTCTGATCGTGCTGCTGATCCCGTTCACCAAGTCGCTTATCGGCACCATTCTCGGCGCGGATGCGGCCCTGCCGGCGCTGATCGTCGGCGCGGCGCCGTTCTATGCCCGGCTGGTGGAGATCGCGCTGCGCGAGGTCGACAAAGGAGTGATCGAAGCGGCGCGCTCGATGGGCGCCAAAAACCGCACCCTGATTTTCCGCGTATTGCTGCCGGAAAGCTCGCCGGCGCTGGTTTCCGGCATCACCGTCACCCTGATCGCGCTGGTGAGCTACACCGCGATGGCCGGGGTGATCGGCGCCGGCGGCCTGGGCAACCTGGCCTATCTGGAAGGCTTCCAACGCAACCACAGTGACGTGACGCTGGTGGCGACGCTGACGATCCTGCTGATCGTTTTCGTCATTCAGTTCATTGGCGACACCCTGACAAGAACGCTCGATAAACGTTAA
- the bhsA gene encoding multiple stress resistance protein BhsA produces MKNLKMTIAAIALASVSFGSFAAELVNAQPADLQKAGVVTVSGASDLSSLENKLAAKADAAGAKSFQIIATTGDNKLHGTAIIYN; encoded by the coding sequence ATGAAAAACCTGAAAATGACCATCGCCGCCATCGCACTGGCTTCCGTCTCCTTCGGCAGCTTCGCCGCCGAACTGGTTAACGCACAACCCGCCGACCTGCAAAAAGCCGGCGTCGTCACCGTCAGCGGCGCGTCCGACCTGAGCAGCCTGGAAAACAAACTGGCGGCCAAAGCCGATGCGGCGGGCGCAAAATCCTTCCAGATCATCGCCACTACCGGTGACAATAAACTGCACGGCACCGCGATCATCTACAATTAA
- a CDS encoding methionine ABC transporter ATP-binding protein — protein MIVLSNVCKTFDSTQGRVVAVDNVSLAVEAGQIYGIIGYSGAGKSTLIRLLNGLETPTSGRIDVGGFDIARAKGSHLRQARLKISMVFQHFNLLWSRTVSQNIAFSMQIAGVPKAQIAPRVAELIALVGLQGRENAYPSQLSGGQKQRVGIARALANNPSVLLCDEATSALDPQTTDAILDLLLDINRQLKLTIVLITHEMHVVRKICHRVAVMENGRIVEEGPVLDVFTRPQQPITRQFVKQVSQYADTEESFNPQLTAHLPGAIFKLTFVGVQTHQAVISEVIRRYALTVNILHGKISHTLNGSFGELYIHAEGNEQQVADMLKLLNERDIAVEVIQHD, from the coding sequence ATGATCGTTCTTTCGAACGTTTGCAAAACTTTTGACAGCACACAGGGCCGCGTCGTAGCGGTAGACAACGTCAGCCTGGCGGTAGAGGCCGGGCAAATTTACGGCATCATCGGCTACAGCGGCGCCGGCAAAAGCACCCTCATCCGCCTGCTCAACGGCCTGGAAACGCCCACCAGCGGCCGCATCGACGTCGGCGGCTTCGATATCGCCCGCGCCAAAGGCAGCCATCTGCGCCAGGCACGGCTGAAAATCAGCATGGTGTTTCAGCACTTCAATCTGCTGTGGTCGCGCACCGTCAGCCAGAACATCGCGTTTTCCATGCAGATCGCCGGCGTGCCCAAGGCGCAGATTGCGCCGCGCGTGGCGGAACTGATCGCGCTGGTCGGCCTGCAGGGGCGCGAAAACGCCTACCCGTCGCAGCTCAGCGGCGGCCAAAAGCAGCGCGTCGGCATCGCCCGCGCGCTGGCCAATAACCCGAGCGTGCTGCTGTGCGACGAGGCCACCTCGGCGCTCGATCCGCAGACCACCGACGCCATTCTCGACCTGCTGTTGGACATCAACCGTCAGCTGAAATTGACCATCGTGCTGATCACCCACGAGATGCACGTGGTGCGCAAAATCTGCCACCGCGTGGCGGTGATGGAAAACGGCCGCATCGTCGAAGAAGGCCCGGTGCTCGACGTGTTCACCCGGCCGCAGCAGCCGATCACCCGGCAGTTCGTCAAACAGGTGTCGCAGTATGCGGACACCGAAGAGAGCTTCAACCCGCAGCTCACCGCCCACCTGCCGGGGGCGATTTTCAAGTTGACCTTCGTCGGCGTGCAAACCCATCAGGCGGTGATTTCTGAAGTGATCCGGCGCTACGCCCTGACCGTCAACATTCTGCACGGCAAGATCAGCCACACCCTCAACGGTTCGTTCGGCGAACTGTACATCCACGCCGAAGGCAACGAACAACAAGTCGCCGACATGCTCAAGTTGCTGAACGAAAGAGACATCGCCGTCGAGGTTATCCAACATGATTGA
- the bhsA gene encoding multiple stress resistance protein BhsA: MKNLKLTLAALTLASISFGSFAADLVQNQPADQQKVGVITVSGASDLTSLESSLAAKADQAGAKSFRIIGAGGNNQLHGTAEIYQ; this comes from the coding sequence ATGAAAAACTTAAAATTAACCTTAGCAGCCCTCACTCTGGCCAGCATTTCCTTCGGCAGCTTCGCCGCTGATTTGGTCCAGAACCAACCGGCTGACCAGCAGAAAGTGGGCGTCATCACCGTCAGCGGCGCATCCGATCTGACCTCGCTGGAAAGCAGCCTGGCCGCCAAAGCCGATCAGGCCGGTGCAAAATCCTTCCGTATCATCGGCGCCGGCGGTAACAACCAGCTGCACGGCACCGCAGAAATCTATCAATAA
- a CDS encoding oxygenase MpaB family protein: MEAVRAAIEKQVLSLTGLALGGVDFENPPGDPGLFGPQSVIWQVHRDFTPMLCGGVSALLLQMLHPLALAGVWDHSNFREDMIGRLRRTSQFVSVTTFGPTAEAQRLIAKVKAIHLRVTGVGSDGTPYAASDPALLTWVHVAESSRFLASHLRYRNPHLSRDLQDQYYREAARVAAALGATAIPQSCAEVEEYLQAMRPQLVCDERTQEVARILLKAPAPSALARPLGGVVMQAGIDLLPDWAQRQFGFHPGALRRRLVRTGAAGLGKVLGASMRNGSYQRAVRRITQPS; encoded by the coding sequence ATGGAAGCGGTACGCGCAGCGATAGAAAAACAGGTGCTCAGCCTGACCGGGCTGGCGCTCGGCGGCGTCGATTTTGAGAACCCGCCGGGCGATCCGGGCTTGTTCGGCCCGCAGTCTGTCATCTGGCAGGTACACCGCGACTTCACCCCGATGCTGTGCGGCGGCGTCAGCGCCTTGCTGCTGCAAATGCTGCACCCGCTGGCGCTGGCCGGAGTGTGGGATCACTCCAATTTTCGCGAAGATATGATCGGCCGCCTGCGCCGCACCAGCCAGTTCGTGTCGGTCACCACCTTCGGCCCGACCGCCGAGGCGCAGCGGCTGATCGCCAAAGTCAAAGCCATCCATCTGCGGGTGACCGGCGTCGGCAGCGACGGCACGCCTTATGCCGCCAGCGATCCGGCGCTGCTGACCTGGGTGCACGTGGCGGAGAGCAGCCGTTTTCTGGCCAGCCACCTGCGCTACCGCAACCCGCACCTTTCCCGCGATTTGCAGGATCAATACTATCGTGAAGCGGCGCGCGTGGCCGCCGCGCTGGGGGCGACGGCAATTCCTCAGTCCTGCGCGGAGGTCGAAGAATACCTGCAAGCGATGCGGCCGCAGCTGGTGTGCGATGAACGCACGCAAGAGGTGGCGCGCATTCTGCTGAAGGCGCCGGCGCCGAGCGCATTGGCGCGCCCCCTCGGCGGGGTGGTGATGCAGGCGGGCATCGATCTGTTGCCCGATTGGGCGCAGCGGCAGTTCGGTTTTCATCCGGGCGCGCTGCGGCGGCGGCTGGTGCGAACGGGCGCCGCCGGTTTGGGCAAGGTGCTGGGCGCGTCGATGCGCAACGGTTCCTATCAGCGTGCGGTGCGGCGCATCACTCAGCCGTCATGA
- the dapF gene encoding diaminopimelate epimerase, with the protein MTPLLFHKYHGLGNDYLVCHRSVADRLSHEQIRLLCHPHYGIGSDGLLIDSGDAVNPTLRIINPDGSEAEKSGNGLRIYARYLFDSGRVGHQPFLVHTAGGDVRCQVAQDAHQITVEMGRANFSPAALPALIDLPEALNYPLPLREETLSVSLVSMGNPHCVVPVEKLDLAQVHRLGPQIERHPLFPKRTNVQLVEVVDRQTLRIGIWERGAGFTLASGSSSCAAASVMRKLGRVGDRVSVRMPGGELQIAFSGDFQVSMRGPVHKIATLTLDEDCFAGGAGLFTGSTPAA; encoded by the coding sequence ATGACTCCCCTGCTGTTCCACAAATATCACGGTCTGGGCAACGACTACCTGGTATGCCACCGTTCGGTCGCCGATCGGCTGAGCCATGAACAGATCCGTCTGCTGTGCCACCCGCATTACGGCATCGGTTCCGACGGCCTGCTGATCGACAGCGGCGACGCCGTCAATCCCACCCTGCGCATCATCAACCCGGACGGTTCCGAAGCGGAGAAGAGCGGCAACGGCCTGCGCATCTACGCGCGCTATCTGTTTGACAGCGGCCGCGTGGGCCATCAACCGTTTTTGGTGCACACCGCCGGCGGCGACGTGCGCTGCCAGGTGGCGCAAGACGCGCATCAGATAACGGTGGAAATGGGGCGCGCCAATTTCAGCCCGGCGGCGCTGCCGGCGTTGATCGATCTGCCGGAGGCGCTGAACTATCCGCTGCCCCTGAGGGAGGAGACGTTAAGCGTTTCGCTGGTGTCGATGGGCAACCCGCACTGCGTGGTGCCGGTGGAAAAACTGGATCTGGCGCAGGTGCATCGGCTCGGACCGCAGATTGAACGCCATCCGCTGTTCCCGAAACGCACCAATGTACAACTGGTGGAAGTGGTCGATCGCCAGACGCTGCGCATCGGCATCTGGGAGCGCGGCGCCGGTTTTACCCTCGCCTCCGGCAGCAGCAGCTGCGCCGCCGCCAGCGTGATGCGCAAGTTGGGACGAGTCGGCGATCGGGTTAGCGTGCGGATGCCAGGCGGCGAGCTGCAGATCGCCTTCAGCGGCGATTTTCAGGTCAGCATGCGCGGACCGGTGCATAAAATCGCCACTCTGACGCTGGACGAAGATTGTTTCGCCGGCGGCGCAGGGCTGTTTACGGGATCCACCCCAGCAGCCTGA
- a CDS encoding suppressor of fused domain protein gives MNESYVLAEVSNENQTLVAVVQQDHRAAYFYIYPAEAYSDRYQVRACWLRNLAAAPLQEDRAALEQGQPPMLAAEFCRNLEGEAPLNPEGLMVVWSESDDGAALWYYGQLLAVIPGWSLYIDHSVCYSASCIKESPLAYPLGSASTNTQYALAESTRQFWRSWQREEGNPWPKMQRDFQARYEPHFGPSVKYYAIDQGKWPPMAITQHERDGIYYFLTMGVSIRPMPWVEILFNDEASRYRRMEMAIAIDSQYMTEDNAVQMASALAGFAHAPWARLTWIGEGHTLESDVAPLGYEGYILSSSFYPHHAHLALPQQYGDPVNLFWASPVFTAERQLAHATPNGGHDLVNRLREQGVDHIFRPRQPVC, from the coding sequence ATGAACGAGTCATACGTACTTGCTGAAGTCAGCAATGAGAACCAGACGCTGGTCGCGGTGGTTCAGCAAGATCACCGGGCAGCCTATTTTTACATTTATCCCGCCGAAGCCTACAGCGATCGCTATCAGGTGCGCGCCTGCTGGCTGCGCAATCTGGCCGCCGCGCCGCTGCAGGAAGATCGCGCCGCGCTGGAGCAGGGGCAGCCGCCGATGCTGGCGGCGGAGTTTTGCCGCAACCTGGAAGGGGAAGCGCCGCTGAACCCGGAAGGGCTGATGGTGGTGTGGAGCGAAAGCGACGACGGCGCGGCCCTGTGGTATTACGGCCAACTGTTGGCGGTGATCCCCGGCTGGAGCCTGTATATCGATCATTCGGTGTGCTACTCGGCCAGCTGTATCAAGGAGAGCCCACTGGCCTATCCGCTCGGTTCGGCCTCGACCAACACGCAATATGCGCTGGCGGAAAGCACCCGCCAGTTTTGGCGCAGCTGGCAGCGTGAAGAGGGCAATCCTTGGCCGAAGATGCAGCGCGATTTTCAGGCGCGCTATGAGCCGCATTTCGGCCCTTCGGTAAAATACTACGCCATCGATCAGGGCAAGTGGCCGCCGATGGCCATCACCCAGCACGAACGCGACGGCATCTATTACTTCCTCACCATGGGGGTCAGCATCCGGCCGATGCCGTGGGTGGAGATCCTGTTCAACGACGAGGCTTCGCGCTATCGCCGCATGGAGATGGCGATCGCCATCGACAGCCAATACATGACTGAAGACAACGCGGTGCAGATGGCCAGCGCGCTGGCCGGTTTCGCTCATGCGCCGTGGGCGCGGCTGACCTGGATCGGCGAAGGGCATACGCTGGAGTCCGACGTGGCGCCGCTGGGCTATGAGGGCTATATTTTATCGTCGTCCTTCTACCCGCATCACGCGCACCTGGCTCTGCCGCAGCAGTATGGCGATCCGGTTAACCTGTTCTGGGCCAGCCCGGTGTTTACCGCCGAGCGCCAATTGGCGCACGCCACGCCGAATGGCGGGCACGATCTGGTGAACAGGCTGCGCGAGCAGGGCGTCGACCATATTTTCCGCCCGCGCCAGCCGGTGTGCTGA
- a CDS encoding MetQ/NlpA family ABC transporter substrate-binding protein — protein sequence MKKHLLMLAFASVATLASFGAAAATKLVVGASNVPHAEILEQAKPILAKEGIDLQIKRFQDYILPNTALASHDIDANYFQHVPYLNSVLKDHADDKSYDFVSAGAIHIEPIGIYSKKYKSLKDLPENGKIIMRDAVAEEGRILSIFEREGVIKLKPGVSKVDARITDVVENPKHLKFQANVEGALLPQMYNNNEGDAVVINANYAIDAGLNPTKDPIAVESGENNPYANIITVHKADVNKPEIVALVKVLHSKPIQDFIREKYQGAVIPVNQ from the coding sequence ATGAAAAAGCACCTACTGATGTTGGCTTTCGCCTCCGTCGCCACTCTGGCTTCTTTTGGCGCCGCCGCGGCGACCAAGCTGGTGGTCGGCGCCTCCAACGTGCCGCACGCCGAGATCCTCGAACAGGCTAAACCGATACTGGCAAAAGAAGGCATCGATCTGCAGATCAAGCGCTTCCAGGACTACATCCTGCCGAACACTGCGCTGGCCAGCCATGACATTGACGCCAACTATTTCCAGCATGTGCCTTACCTGAACTCGGTGCTGAAAGACCACGCCGACGACAAGAGCTACGACTTCGTCAGCGCCGGCGCGATCCATATTGAGCCTATCGGTATCTACTCGAAGAAGTACAAGAGCCTGAAAGATCTGCCGGAAAACGGCAAAATCATCATGCGCGACGCGGTGGCGGAAGAAGGCCGCATCCTGTCTATTTTTGAACGGGAAGGCGTGATCAAGCTGAAGCCGGGGGTGAGCAAAGTGGACGCGCGCATCACCGACGTGGTGGAAAACCCGAAACACCTGAAGTTCCAGGCCAACGTTGAGGGCGCGCTGCTGCCACAGATGTATAACAACAACGAAGGCGACGCGGTGGTGATCAACGCCAACTACGCCATCGACGCCGGGCTGAATCCGACCAAGGATCCGATCGCGGTCGAAAGCGGCGAAAACAACCCGTACGCCAACATCATCACCGTGCACAAAGCCGACGTGAACAAGCCGGAGATCGTGGCGCTGGTCAAAGTGCTGCACTCTAAACCGATTCAGGACTTTATCCGCGAGAAGTACCAGGGCGCGGTGATCCCGGTCAATCAGTAA
- a CDS encoding SLC13 family permease: MLGDPMALPALVTLVVIALWASARLPEYVVALLFFTAVMVLQLAPAAVTFSGFASSAFWLVLSGFVLGSAIRSTGLADRLANRLLPHLAGSWPRLVGGVVAISYALAFVMPSNMGRITLLMPIVMALAERAGLAEGSRGRIGLALAVGFGTFQLSASILPANVPNLVMSGAAESAYGSHFAYLSYLLLHAPVLGVAKGALLTLCICGLFRARPQPVAAEAAQTPLSAAEWRLIALLGATVLLWMTDSWHGIAPAWIGLAAACFCLLPRIGFLNGEQFAAGVNVRTCIYVAGILGLTALVSHSGLGDRLGGALLAMMPDLHGKPFAAFGSLVGITALLNFVVTANGVPALFTPLAQALSAGSGLPLLTVLMTQVIGYATPLLPYQASPIVVAMGMGKVPAREGLKLCLLLAALSFALLVPLDYLWFRLLGWIP, from the coding sequence ATGTTGGGGGATCCGATGGCGCTGCCCGCGCTGGTCACGCTGGTGGTCATCGCGCTATGGGCCAGCGCCCGCTTGCCGGAGTATGTGGTCGCGCTGCTATTCTTTACGGCGGTGATGGTCTTGCAGCTGGCGCCCGCCGCGGTGACCTTTTCCGGTTTCGCGTCTTCCGCATTCTGGCTGGTGCTCAGCGGTTTCGTGCTGGGCTCCGCCATCCGCAGCACCGGTTTGGCGGATCGCCTGGCCAACCGACTCTTGCCGCATCTGGCCGGTTCCTGGCCGCGCCTGGTGGGCGGCGTGGTGGCGATAAGCTACGCGCTGGCGTTTGTCATGCCTTCCAATATGGGGCGGATTACGCTGCTGATGCCGATCGTTATGGCGTTGGCCGAGCGCGCCGGCCTGGCGGAAGGCTCGCGCGGCCGCATCGGTTTGGCGCTGGCGGTGGGGTTCGGCACCTTCCAGCTCTCCGCCAGCATCCTGCCGGCCAACGTACCCAATCTGGTGATGAGCGGCGCGGCGGAAAGCGCCTATGGCAGCCACTTCGCTTATCTTTCTTACCTGCTGCTGCACGCCCCGGTACTCGGGGTAGCCAAAGGCGCGCTGCTGACGCTGTGCATCTGCGGCCTGTTCCGTGCGCGGCCGCAGCCGGTGGCGGCCGAGGCGGCGCAAACCCCGCTCAGCGCCGCCGAATGGCGGCTGATCGCGCTGTTGGGCGCCACGGTGCTGTTGTGGATGACCGACAGCTGGCACGGCATCGCTCCCGCCTGGATAGGGTTGGCGGCAGCCTGCTTCTGCCTGCTGCCGCGCATCGGTTTTCTCAACGGCGAGCAGTTCGCCGCCGGGGTTAACGTGCGCACCTGTATCTACGTGGCGGGGATCCTGGGGCTGACCGCATTGGTCAGCCACTCGGGGCTCGGCGATCGGTTGGGCGGCGCGCTGCTGGCGATGATGCCGGATCTGCACGGCAAGCCGTTCGCTGCGTTCGGTTCTCTGGTGGGGATCACCGCACTGTTGAATTTCGTGGTGACCGCCAACGGCGTGCCGGCGCTGTTTACCCCGCTGGCGCAGGCGTTGTCCGCAGGCAGCGGCTTGCCGCTGCTGACGGTGCTGATGACCCAGGTGATCGGTTACGCCACGCCGCTGCTGCCGTATCAGGCTTCGCCGATCGTGGTGGCGATGGGGATGGGCAAAGTGCCGGCGCGTGAAGGGTTGAAGCTGTGTCTGCTGTTGGCCGCGCTCAGCTTCGCACTGCTGGTGCCGTTGGACTATCTGTGGTTCAGGCTGCTGGGGTGGATCCCGTAA
- a CDS encoding acetyltransferase, translating to MITIRARAAEDNAQLADIWLRSVRATHHFLTEDNIAQLFPLVLNDYLPAVNVWVAEDRPGHPCGFIGLNGNKVEMLFIDADQRGQGVGKALLTHAETLHDELQLDVNEQNPQASGFYRHYGFVITGRSPLDGQGNPFPLLHMKLDKR from the coding sequence ATGATTACCATCAGAGCACGCGCGGCGGAAGACAACGCGCAATTGGCAGATATCTGGCTGCGTTCGGTGCGCGCCACCCACCATTTTTTAACCGAAGACAACATCGCGCAGCTGTTCCCGCTGGTGCTGAACGACTACCTGCCGGCGGTCAACGTTTGGGTGGCCGAAGACCGACCGGGGCATCCCTGCGGCTTTATCGGCCTGAACGGCAACAAGGTGGAGATGCTGTTTATCGACGCCGATCAGCGCGGCCAAGGCGTGGGCAAAGCGCTGTTGACCCACGCGGAAACGCTGCACGATGAGCTGCAGCTGGACGTGAACGAGCAAAATCCGCAGGCCAGCGGTTTCTACCGCCACTACGGGTTTGTCATCACCGGCCGCTCGCCGCTCGACGGCCAGGGCAACCCGTTCCCGCTGCTGCACATGAAGCTGGACAAACGCTAG
- a CDS encoding bifunctional helix-turn-helix transcriptional regulator/GNAT family N-acetyltransferase yields the protein MARSLVREFGMLNKQSNGSRFSPLQIHLMIEVSEQPLGVTELAARLCIDKASASRALRSLVAAGVIETVDHPDDKRHNLHRLSKQGGKTLAGIESDADGFMQAALAQLDDDELASTTAAMKKMTAALRSARKQRDANLRVRPIAERDDAAMAAIIRDVFREYGMDKMEGVSLHDPDLDRLTGLYRDNGGHYWVLERDGQVVGGVGMAPLAGEEPGYCELQKLFFKPGARGLGMARHMVVQALKAARAAGYRYCYLETTEQLKEAIGLYYALGFTLLTERRGNTGHHGCNVCMLKNLQSDDM from the coding sequence TTGGCGCGCAGTTTGGTCAGAGAATTCGGCATGTTGAACAAGCAGAGCAACGGCTCGCGCTTTTCGCCGCTGCAGATCCATCTGATGATCGAAGTCAGCGAGCAGCCGCTGGGCGTCACTGAACTGGCGGCCCGGCTTTGCATCGACAAGGCCAGCGCCAGCCGGGCGCTGCGCAGCCTGGTGGCCGCCGGCGTGATAGAAACGGTGGATCATCCTGATGACAAGCGGCACAACCTGCATCGGCTGAGTAAGCAGGGCGGCAAGACGCTGGCCGGCATCGAGAGCGACGCCGACGGTTTTATGCAGGCGGCGCTGGCGCAGTTGGACGACGATGAGCTGGCGAGCACCACCGCGGCGATGAAAAAGATGACCGCGGCGCTGCGCAGCGCGCGCAAACAGCGCGACGCCAATCTGCGGGTGCGGCCGATCGCCGAGCGCGACGATGCGGCGATGGCGGCGATCATTCGCGACGTGTTTCGCGAGTACGGCATGGACAAAATGGAAGGGGTCAGTCTGCACGATCCGGATCTCGATCGGCTGACCGGTCTGTATCGCGACAACGGCGGCCACTACTGGGTGCTGGAGCGGGACGGACAGGTGGTGGGGGGCGTCGGCATGGCGCCGCTGGCCGGCGAAGAGCCCGGCTATTGCGAGCTGCAAAAACTGTTTTTCAAACCCGGCGCGCGCGGGTTGGGCATGGCGCGCCATATGGTGGTGCAGGCGCTGAAGGCGGCGCGGGCGGCGGGGTATCGCTACTGCTACCTGGAAACCACCGAACAGTTGAAAGAGGCGATCGGGTTGTACTATGCGCTGGGGTTCACGCTGTTGACGGAACGGCGCGGCAATACCGGCCACCACGGCTGCAACGTATGCATGCTGAAAAATCTCCAGAGCGACGATATGTGA
- a CDS encoding TetR/AcrR family transcriptional regulator, protein MSINEEVCGKKSRGRPKQFDRDRALESALDLFWRHGYEATSLADLVEVTGAKAPTLYAEFGNKEGMFRAAVERYLQKYTTCTNQLLEQALPVAEIVEAYVRSSVEVFTDPDTPSGCFMVCASAALSSASDDVAQMLRKKHHAQEAALKACFDRKVQQGELLAKTDTALLAKYVICTIEGMSVQAREGASRSDLLRLLEALMLVWPRLSQIGNKV, encoded by the coding sequence ATGAGCATCAATGAAGAGGTCTGCGGCAAAAAGAGCCGTGGCAGGCCGAAACAATTTGATCGCGACCGGGCGCTGGAAAGCGCGCTCGATCTGTTCTGGCGGCACGGCTATGAAGCCACCTCGCTGGCCGATCTGGTGGAAGTGACCGGCGCCAAAGCGCCGACGCTGTATGCGGAATTCGGCAACAAGGAAGGGATGTTCCGCGCGGCGGTGGAACGCTATCTGCAAAAATACACCACCTGCACCAACCAACTGTTGGAACAGGCGTTGCCGGTAGCCGAGATCGTCGAGGCCTACGTGCGTTCTTCCGTCGAAGTGTTTACCGATCCCGATACGCCGTCAGGTTGTTTTATGGTGTGCGCCTCGGCCGCGCTGTCGTCCGCGTCCGACGACGTCGCCCAGATGCTGCGCAAAAAACATCATGCCCAGGAAGCGGCGCTGAAAGCCTGTTTCGATCGCAAGGTGCAGCAGGGTGAACTGCTGGCGAAGACCGACACCGCGCTGCTGGCGAAATACGTCATTTGCACCATTGAAGGCATGTCGGTGCAGGCGCGCGAAGGGGCAAGCCGCAGCGATCTGCTGCGGTTGCTGGAGGCGTTGATGCTGGTGTGGCCGCGGCTCAGCCAGATTGGCAATAAGGTGTGA